A DNA window from Helianthus annuus cultivar XRQ/B chromosome 15, HanXRQr2.0-SUNRISE, whole genome shotgun sequence contains the following coding sequences:
- the LOC110911722 gene encoding shaggy-related protein kinase eta has product MAAPALDRNEAEEAGHIISTSVGGRNGEPKVTLSYMAERVVGTGSFGTVFQAKCLETGETVAIKKVLQDKRYKNRELHMMRMMDHPNVVNLKQCFFSSTSTDDLFLNLVMDYVPNTIHQVLDHYNDLHMCMPLIYVKLYTYQIFRGLAYMHTVAGVCHRDLKPQNVLVDPLTHQVKICDFGSAKMLVTGEQNVSYICSRFYRAPELIFGATEYTTAIDVWSAGCILAELLLGQPLFPGENAVDQLVEIIKVLGTPTREEIRCMNPNYNDFRFPQMKGFPWHKVFPKRMPAEAVDLASRLLQYSPSLRSNALEAMAHPFFDEIRQPNVYLPDGRPLPPLFDFKQELSGASMELVNRLIPDHVKKQMNVEFVQPAVGH; this is encoded by the exons ATGGCGGCGCCTGCTCTTGATAGGAATGAAGCAGAGGAAGCCGGTCACATTATATCAACCTCAGTCGGAGGCCGAAATGGAGAACCGAAAGTG ACTCTTAGTTACATGGCAGAGCGCGTTGTAGGGACCGGATCGTTTGGAACTGTTTTTCAG GCAAAATGCTTAGAAACCGGAGAAACCGTTGCTATCAAAAAAGTTTTGCAAGACAAAAGATATAAGAACCGTGAATTGCACATGATGCGCATGATGGACCACCCGAACGTTGTTAATTTAAAACAGTGTTTCTTTTCAAGTACGAGCACAGACGATCTTTTTCTAAACCTAGTAATGGATTATGTCCCGAATACGATTCATCAAGTTCTAGATCATTATAATGATCTACACATGTGTATGCCCCTCATTTATGTGAAATTGTACACATATCAA ATCTTTAGGGGGCTCGCGTATATGCATACGGTTGCTGGAGTATGCCACCGGGACTTGAAACCTCAAAACGTTTTG GTTGACCCTTTGACTCACCAAGTCAAGATTTGTGATTTTGGAAGCGCGAAAATGCTA GTGACTGGAGAACAGAATGTATCTTACATATGTTCACGGTTCTACCGTGCACCGGAACTCATTTTCGGTGCTACTGAATACACAACCGCGATTGATGTCTGGTCCGCTGGCTGCATTCTCGCCGAACTTCTCTTGGGACAG CCGCTGTTTCCGGGAGAAAATGCCGTCGACCAGCTGGTGGAAATCATCAAG GTATTGGGTACGCCAACTCGAGAAGAAATTCGTTGTATGAATCCGAACTACAACGATTTCAGGTTTCCTCAAATGAAGGGTTTTCCGTGGCATAAG GTTTTTCCTAAGCGGATGCCTGCTGAAGCTGTTGATCTTGCTTCTCGTCTCCTGCAATACTCTCCAAGTCTTCGCTCCAATGCT CTCGAAGCAATGGCACATCCGTTCTTTGATGAGATACGCCAACCTAATGTTTACTTACCGGACGGTCGACCATTACCTCCTCTCTTTGACTTCAAACAAGag TTATCAGGAGCATCGATGGAGCTTGTCAACAGGTTGATTCCGGATCATGTGAAGAAGCAAATGAATGTTGAGTTTGTGCAGCCGGCTGTGGGTCATTGA